The genome window TTTCTCACTTGAACGCTAATAGTGGTGACAGTTTCCTCTCTTCTTTACGTTGTTGGATCTTCTATTGAGTATGCTGCAAAGAAAAATAGAATCTTTGTCCTGAATATTGATGGGCAAAGCACTCTTCTTCGTTCCGCAGGCTATGGCATGATGAGAGGGATGGGTGGTTTCAGAGATGGAAGTGGCTTCATGATGGATGGAACACACAGATCGAAGGGCCAACTAAGCTTCCCATCGAGGCAAAACTCTGTCTTGTCGCATATCTCCGAGATGGAGAGTGAGGAGGCCATGGAGGGGAGCAGCCCCAGAGAGCGCAGCGGCGATGGCCGGAGTTTCATTTCGGCATTCTCGGTCGCCTCTTGGGACGAGTCCTCTCTGTTCAACAACAGCTTCTCGGGCCTGGAAAGAGGCAGAGAGGGCGAGGAAAAGATGACTGCAGGTCTCATCTCACTGGAACCTCAGGTAACTCACCACTCCCTCCTTGTCCTACTCCATTCTGTCAACAAGCACTTCTCTGAACGGACAAACCATGCCTCAGAATGGTGAGGGGAGAAACCACGCCTCAGGCGTCCCCCATCAGCTTAGCTTGCCCAAGTCCTCGCCGGTCATGACCGCCATCGAGAAGTTCCTGCAGATCCACGATGCAGTCCCCTTCAAGATCAGAGCTAAACGGGGTTGCGCCACCCACCCGCGAAGCATCGCCGAGAGGGTATCTCTTCTCTTGATTCCGTTTCTTGTTCTTCATATGTAAGCTGCGGTCGATGTAATACCGCACAGTCTTGATCAGGTGAGGAGGACTCGGATCAGCGAGAGGATGAAGAAGCTCCAAGAACTGGTCCCTAACATGGATAAGGTAGCAACTCGAACCATTTCCAATAGAACAGTAATTCGATCAATCCTCTAACTCGTGCTGGAACATCGACAGCAAACCAATACAGCCGACATGCTGGATTTGGCGCTGGATTACATCAAGAATCTCCAGAAACAAGTAAAGGTATTAATTAAACTCTCCTGCAGAAACATTCTGTTCGTGTGCAACTTGACATTAGATCTTCTTCTCGTCATTTGAAGGCATTGTCGGAAAGCCAGGCGAGCTGCAGTTGTTCGGCCAGCACTCACAAGCTATACTGATCGAAGCAGGGAAGGCGAAGGAAACGCATCAACGACAGCTATATGCTTACAGTGTCTCGAGTGTTTGCGTTTCGTTCCACATACTAGTCATTTCGTCAACCACTtggccacacacacacacaggcaCGCAAAAAGGTGGAGTGTGTTGCTGGGTTGATGACCAATGGGGGAAGACCTTGCCATAAATGGCCATTTGGCTTATGAAAGCATGTCTCAGGTAGCTGATCTGGGTGGGGCACCCATGTTTTTCTTGCCATGATTAGCAATCTAAGCTTGAATCCATTGTCAAAACTTGCCTGTTTGGATGTTGTACTTGTGTCATGCCTTGGTTTGCCTGATTCAGTGCATCCGACCATAGAATCTTGCTTCAAAGAGAAATGGCGGCCTGCTCTTCCCTGTTCTTCGTGGGATTGAGGGCCAAGTGGCTGTGAATCGAAAAGCTCAGTAGCTTAAACAATCGATTACGTATGCAGacaaaaaagaacaaagaaatcATTCGACGCAACATAGAACCTGAACCAGAAGAATTCTTTTACTGTAGCCATGTGAGCGATGATGGAGTCCGGATTCATGTCACATCGCTTTAGGGATCGGAAGGATCCGACGACACGATCTTGGAGTAGGATATTGGGAAGCTGTAGCCAATAGCACAATGTGGTAGAGAAGATAAGGCTCCGTTGCAGCATCATCTCTgtagaggaggagggaggagggcgaACGGAGAGGCAGGTAGCATGAAAGTCATGTTTGTGTTGTGGTGGGGAAGAGCTGTTATCTGTACTTTGTAGCTCATTCTGGTCCTCCACACCAAACACTTGATAGCTTTTAATCCAAGCCAGTATCTTTCATTCACATCCACTGCATGAGCTCATACCAAAGAGAAAAGACATGAAACAATCTCTTGAAAGATTGCATTGCAGATCAATTGAAACCAGGAAACCTCCACCTAACTTTGACTCGGAAAACATCAACTCAGGAAGATGGAAGAGGATAGATAGAGTCAGTGGAGCGGTATCTGCCATTTACCAAAGTGGCTGATGAATTGGCAGATGGAGTTAAAGAGAAGAGACCCATAAATAGTGGCATTGGGCTTGTCTTTACCGATTAAATCAGATTCCGAGCTGCTAATCGAAGAATGCTTTCTGAGGTGGAGAGCGAAGAAGGAAGCAGGAAGGCACTTTGGCAGAATGGAGTTCATAGTGGTGGTACTTCTCTTCCGATACAGATAGAATTCATGGGTGGTGGTGGACTGGGACCAGATCACCAAAGTAGAATCCGAAGAATGGTGTACAGCCTATATGTGATAACTTGGTAAAATGGATGAACACAGATGAAACCTGCACAAGGTATTCGAAAAAGTTCCATGATTCCCAGCCTGAAGGTGCTGCCATGGACTGAAGAAGCTTCCTGAGTGCTCACTGCCGACCCAACCGCTCGTGGCATCCACGCCAGCATCAACTATTCTTGAGGTGCTCAGAAACTCGATTCAATCAGTAACAGCAGCATCagcatgagaagaagaagaagaagaagaacaatctGAGCTGATCTGAAGGACAATATGAGCTCTGGGAGCTGTCAGCAACAATTCTACAAGCAGGTGTCACTTTCTGACCAACTTCAATTATTAGCAGGAATTGGATGAACTTGAAACATGCATATGTATATACTGCATTGAAGAGAAGCTGTGGTCAGAGTTGAAAAGGGAACACATCTGTCTCTGCATGTATCACAGACTTTAGAACATTGATTCTACTGCATCTGCTGTGGACTAAGCATGTAGAACTATTGAGTCTGAACAGTTAAACATGCAGATGCAAGGCTTGGAGAATGGAAACAAGATCAAAAATCACTTGTAACAGATGAAGAGAACTAGTAATCAGAGAACATGAATCCATTTCAgatatctgttaaaagataatgttGCTTAGTTCACCTGAAGTGAGTCCTGGCAATTCAATTAACAAGAATAATGAGCAAGAAGATGAAAATTTTCCTCATCAGATTTATGTGCATCCATTTGCTCAGTATCATTGGACAGCACCAAAAATTGATCATCTATATGGATGCATATTGCATTCAAAACAATCCTGTTTTCTTCACAGCTTATGTTGCCAACATGGATGGCCTTAAACATGGGAAATCATTCTTCCTAAATGAGAGGGTGTTTCCTTTGTGAAACAAAACCAGTAAACAGAGCAGTAGATGCTGATGATGAAGTAATAAAGCATTTTCTCCCATTGAAATCTACTGTTATGTCAAAATGATTCCACAAATGGACAAATAGATCGCATGGGGAATGTCCAAATCAAAGATAATTTGCTTTACTAGAACAAATTAAATTAAGAGCCTATCAAATTGCATCTGATTAAAGCTCACAGTATCCTAATGCCCAACTCTTCTTTCCAAACTGTTCCTAACCATATCCAGGATTGCAGCGGAACCCTTAAACTCCCCTCAAAAGATCTAAAACCTCATAAAATGTCAACCATGTAATCTACCAAAACTGACTAGTAGATCTTCTTCAACATATCACCGCAATTTCCACCGTCCAACTACAGAAGAAGAAAAAGCGAAGAACAAAAAGGAGGAAGCTTTGGCCACCCATCACAAGGATCATGGATGAACAAGGGGTCAATGGCAATGGCGAACGGGAGACTGGTGGTGATGAATGGGGCCGGGCCGGTTGGGTTGACAGGCGATCCAACCTGTTGCATTGCTACTCCATCCACCACCCGCTCCTTCCCTTGTATCACCTGTATGCAAATTGCCTACCATTGAGAACTTTTCGTGCGTCACTGATGTATTCTTGGGCTTCATGACCTACCATGAAAGAAAGGCCAGTACGCCAGACAAGAGACTGAGAAGGACAGCATTTAGTGAAAGACGAGGAGGGGATGCGCGTACTGGAGCGAGAAGCGATGGCGAGAAGAGACGATGAGAGGAACAGCATTGACAGGACGAGGCCGAAAGCCAATGCGTTGGTGTGTTGGGGTTTTTTTTGACAAataattgttttatagaatcaaaacaaTGGTCATGATTCAAAAACatactttatagatccaaaataataaattaagaatatttctATAATCTTATTTAATTCACTATAATAGGCATGAAATCCTACGATAATTGATAAACATATTAACacggaagcgtacctgatgaatccattagaatATTTTCTGAATAAATCAGTGATTTGATCTTCCAATTGCAGAGTACCttttgaactttagatttctccttgacgggtgaagagaaacttcattcgatattgcaaccggggaccataaccttatttatagtctgatgaatctacaattataattgtattcataattgatgaatctacaattatgcttcaatagtttcatattcctaacttatctcgtcattaagttaggaacatgatgatatccacacaattaattttcataacaattatgtcccttagccaaataattttactttaattggatcactttaattttggctaatcaaaataatggcttaacacatttaattatacatgtgtgact of Musa acuminata AAA Group cultivar baxijiao chromosome BXJ1-7, Cavendish_Baxijiao_AAA, whole genome shotgun sequence contains these proteins:
- the LOC135679264 gene encoding transcription factor bHLH130-like → MYRSHPVPPLKDLNLPYPSAGPFGVQRTEEPGSDLLVHHHHHHHQQMSSGLLRYRSAPSSLLGEVCEEFDPVSAASHETETMYARFLAPDPRDEVHDKPSGVAASSAGHSSPHVPPPPAAPEVNEQQSRGFSSAPHTMFHLQQQQPQQMPSHSSVESSFPVSGSSSSLIRQSSSPAGFLSHLNANSGYGMMRGMGGFRDGSGFMMDGTHRSKGQLSFPSRQNSVLSHISEMESEEAMEGSSPRERSGDGRSFISAFSVASWDESSLFNNSFSGLERGREGEEKMTAGLISLEPQNGEGRNHASGVPHQLSLPKSSPVMTAIEKFLQIHDAVPFKIRAKRGCATHPRSIAERVRRTRISERMKKLQELVPNMDKQTNTADMLDLALDYIKNLQKQVKALSESQASCSCSASTHKLY